Proteins encoded together in one Quercus lobata isolate SW786 chromosome 3, ValleyOak3.0 Primary Assembly, whole genome shotgun sequence window:
- the LOC115979452 gene encoding putative pentatricopeptide repeat-containing protein At1g12700, mitochondrial, which translates to MISPFDFEVPKLSRNQTRPELVAETLCRHCEMGKSTSSLLFICNRLIIRVVSLPFRAFTSHYCSTIRENAKTPYQNRNQLLNSVRDHCKSGTFKNLDHALGLFDTMLHMHPLPSIVDFTQLLGAIARMKHYSVVVTLIQRMESFGISLDVYTLTVLINCYCRLNRVDFGFSVLATILKLGYQPNCIILTTLVNGLCLKGNIFGAVRLVEEMVKKGYEPNVITCGTIVNGLCKIGQTGVAIRLLRKMEKGRCEPDVVLYSTIIDSLCKDRSVTEALNLLSEMMSKGIQPNVVTYNCIIQGLCNFGRGREAATLLNEMAQRKIMLDLRTFSILVDTLCKEGMLREAKEAFEMMIQRGIDPDKVTYTSLIDGYCLQNQMNGAVKTFNMMVEKGCSPDMFSYTILINGYCKNKKIDEAMRIFHEMSNKGAIPDVVTYNTLINGFFKVERSQAALELFHKMQACGQHPNPLTYAILLDGFCKNRRSTEAMALFREMEEKKLDHNIVFYNILIDGFCNVGELTTAREIFSGLFAKGLQPNVRNYTIMIKGFCKNELVDEAGELLEEMDSNGCSPDHRTYNTLIQGLLQHGETSKAVQYLKMMVDKGFSANATTAAMFIDLLLSNQVDENIQKLLPKFE; encoded by the coding sequence ATGATTTCTCCTTTCGATTTTGAAGTTCCGAAGCTAAGCCGAaaccaaacccgacccgagttggTAGCTGAGACTCTGTGTCGTCATTGTGAAATGGGTAAATCAACatcctctcttctttttatatgcAATCGTTTGATTATTAGAGTAGTAAGCCTTCCATTTCGTGCTTTTACTTCTCATTATTGTTCTACTATTAGAGAAAATGCGAAAACCCCATATCAGAATCGGAATCAGTTGTTGAATTCTGTGAGAGATCACTGCAAATCTGGAACCTTTAAGAATCTTGATCATGCCTTAGGCCTGTTTGATACAATGCTTCACATGCACCCTTTGCCTTCCATTGTCGATTTTACTCAGTTGTTGGGTGCCATTGCAAGAATGAAGCATTACTCTGTAGTCGTTACTCTAATTCAACGAATGGAATCATTCGGAATCTCTCTTGATGTTTATACTCTCACTGTTTTGATTAATTGCTACTGTCGTTTGAACCGGGTCGATTTTGGATTCTCTGTCTTAGcaacaattttgaaacttggCTATCAGCCAAACTGTATAATTCTAACCACTCTTGTCAACGGCCTCTGTCTTAAAGGTAATATTTTTGGAGCTGTGAGGTTGGTAGAGGAAATGGTGAAGAAAGGGTATGAGCCTAATGTGATTACTTGTGGAACAATAGTAAACGGTCTGTGTAAGATTGGCCAGACTGGTGTGGCTATTAGGTTGCTCAGGAAGATGGAGAAAGGGCGTTGTGAACCCGATGTGGTGCTGTATAGCACAATCATTGACAGTTTATGTAAGGATAGATCGGTAACTGAGGCTTTAAACCTTTTATCTGAAATGATGAGTAAAGGCATTCAGCCAAATGTTGTCACTTACAATTGCATAATTCAAGGACTATGCAATTTTGGCCGGGGGAGGGAGGCGGCTACTTTGTTGAACGAGATGGCACAAAGGAAGATCATGCTGGATTTGCGAACCTTTAGCATATTGGTGGACACACTTTGCAAAGAAGGGATGTTGAGGGAGGCAAAAGAAGCATTTGAAATGATGATTCAAAGAGGCATTGATCCTGATAAAGTCACTTACACTTCTTTGATTGATGGTTATTGTTTGCAAAACCAAATGAATGGGGCAGTTAAGACGTTTAATATGATGGTTGAGAAGGGTTGTTCACCCGATATGTTTAGCTATACCATATTGATAAATGgatattgcaaaaataaaaaaattgatgaggCAATGCGTATCTTTCATGAAATGTCCAACAAGGGAGCGATTCCTGATGTTGTGACTTACAACACTCTTATCAATGGGTTTTTCAAAGTGGAGAGATCCCAGGCTGCACTGGAGCTATTCCATAAGATGCAAGCTTGTGGCCAACACCCAAATCCCCTAACCTATGCCATCTTGTTAGATGGATTTTGTAAGAATAGACGAAGTACTGAGGCAATGGCATTGTTTCGGGAGatggaagaaaaaaagttgGACCACAATATTGTGTTTTACAACATCTTGATTGATGGTTTCTGTAATGTTGGGGAACTTACAACTGCAAGAGAAATCTTTAGTGGTCTTTTTGCAAAAGGATTGCAACCTAATGTTCGGAATTATACTATAATGATCAAAGGATTTTGCAAGAATGAACTAGTTGATGAAGCGGGTGAGCTGCTTGAGGAAATGGATAGCAACGGTTGTTCACCCGACCATCGCACATATAACACATTAATCCAAGGGTTATTGCAACATGGTGAGACATCAAAGGCAGTGCAATATCTCAAAATGATGGTTGACAAGGGATTTTCGGCAAACGCAACAACTGCTGCCATGTTTATTGACTTGCTGTTGTCTAATCAAGTAGATGAAAATATTCAAAAGCTGCTTCCAAAGTTTGAGTGA